The genomic window CTCACCGTGGATCTCTCTAGtttgttgaagaaatcaaattgtggaataaataaaaaaacagagaaataaataCTGCAAGGAAAGTTTCTTACTTCGTCACTTTGACCCAGAAAGCTTTCAGATTTTCCCGGAAAAGAAATCTGCTGGAGAAATTTCATTGACTGACTTATGGATTTGTGAAGAAGCTTGAAGGCGAATCGAAGAGATGGGTCGGAGAATAAAGAGGAAAGGTCTGATAAACACGGAAGCTGCAAGAGAATTTATCAATCATCTAGTTGCTGAGAGGCATTCGCTGTTGTTGCTGGTTCCTTTGGTCTTAGCTTTCTGGGCAATTGAAAGATGGGTCTTTGCTTTCTCCAATTGGGTTCCTCTCGTTGTCGCCGTCTGGGCTTCTCTTCAGGTTAGttcttttgtcaaaataacttctttagttttttattcCATTGATTTCTGATATTCAAAGTCCTATTGTGCCTTTGATAATTGATTGGTTCTTGCTAAACTACTTGTTAATTTTGTCTGGATCCGTTTAATCTGATACTTTAGAATCCTCCGATAAAGTTTGGAAGCTTTATCCTTTTTGTGTGTGGACCTAACATTTATATACAGAAACAGTTTGATCTTTCCACTCATGGGGATAGTTATGGTAAATTGCTTTTCATGAAAGAGTTACAATCTTAGGTAATTGATATTTAAGAGTCATATGTTGGGgtgttttgttatgttaacTTGATAAGTTTTCAAGAGCCTTGATAAATGTGTTCCTATGCACAAATCTGAACATAAAGTTGAGAGATATATAAGTTGAAGTCTTGCTGTGTTTTTTTGACTatgttcatttgtttttatttgtagtATGGAAGTTACCAAAGGGCACTACTTGCAGAAGATCTAACCAAGAAGTGGAGGCAAACCGTTTTCAATGCGTCGGTGAGAATTTATGttaccttttgttttggtttcgtTTAACTTTTGTTGTATCGCTCGACGTTATAAGAATACCGCGTTGTTTCTTTTCTCCAGACGATAACTCCATTGGAACATTGTCAATGGCTGAACAAGTTACTGTCTGAAATTTGGCTAAACTATATGAACAAGAAACTCTCTCTTAGGTTTTCTTCTATGGTGGAGGTGAGTCAGATTCATTCTTAGTCATGCTCTTTCTACCTAACACATTTCGTGATCCTTGGGTCTTAAAAGGCAATGAACCATTAACTTTTGATCGTTTTATCTAACTCGCAGAAACGATTGAGGCAACGAAGATCAAGATTAATCGTAAGCACTAAGCAATCTCTCCCTTTTACATGAGACCTCTTTTTAAAGACATTGGACATAGTGATGCTAATTTGTATTGTATTGGTTTTCGATAGGAAAATATACAATTGTTGGAGTTTTCTCTTGGCTCATGCCCTCCTTTGCTAGGACTACATGGAACTTGTTGGTCAAAATCAGGGGAACAGGTTTAGTTACTATGACTTTtaaacttcaaatattttcagaaggttggattttgatgtttgacattttgttttccttttctttagAAAATCATGCGATTGGATTTCAACTGGGACACAACGGATCTAAGTATTTTGTTGCAAGCCAAGTTATCCATGCCGTTTAATCGAACAGCACGAATCGTTGTCAACAGTCTCTGCATCAAGGGAGATGTAAgcaaaaattttgttttcctaaaaGATAAATGAGTTCTCTACATAGGATTTCGTTTATTTACTGAATCATCTTGCAGATTCTGATCAGACCGATTCTTGAAGGAAGAGCATTGCTTTATTCCTTTGTATCGAATCCTGAAGTTAGAATCGGAGTTGCTTTCGGTGGTGGCGGTGGCCAATCTCTCCCCGCTACAGAGCTTCCTGGTGTCTCCTCTTGGCTGGTTCGTTTCCATTTCATTTCTCCCAAACTTTACCGCCAAAAATACTTACAGTTACGAAGGGCAAAACCGTAATTCTCTCCCGTTTCAGGTAAAGATTCTAACGGAAACTTTGAACAAGAAGATGGTAGAGCCACGCCGGGGATGTTTCTCGTTACCCGCAACAGATCTTCACAAAACAGCCATCGGGGGAATTATCTACGTAACCGTTGTATCTGGTAACAATCTTAACCGCAGAATTCTTCGGGGAAGCCCCTCGAAAAGTTCTGAGATCGGAGAAGGTAGCAGCGGAAATAGCAGCAGCAAACCTGTTCAAACATTTGTGGAGGTCGAACTCGAGCAACTTTCTCGACGAACCGAGATGAAGTCAGGACCGAATCCAGCTTATCAGTCGACATTTAACATGATCTTACACGACAATACAGGGACACTCAAGTTTAACCTCTATGAAAATAATCCTGGGAGTGTCAGATATGACAGTCTCGCTAGCTGTGAAGTTAAGGTAAATTAATGAATAATAAAGCAGTTAACTAGTTGCTGTAACTGGCTGTTAcatgttcttcatctttttctctgtACAGATGAAATATGTAGGTGATGATTCAACGATGTTTTGGGCCGTTGGATCTGATAACGGTGTGATTGCAAAACACGCTGAGTTCTGTGGTCAAGAAATCGAGATGGTTGTTCCGTTTGAAGGAGTTAGCTCCGGAGAGGTAGATAATACAGTTTCTTGTAATGTATTACTCTCCAAATTTCTTActcttttatgattttgagtttttgaccacttttatgtgtgtgtttttggtCTTTTAGTTGACTGTCCGGCTACTTCTAAAAGAATGGCACTTCTCTGATGGCTCACATAGCTTGAATAGCGTTAATTCGAGTTCATTACACTCCCTCGACAGCTCGTCTGCCCTCCTCTCGAAAACCGGCCGGAAAATTATCGTGACGGTTTTGGCTGGAAAGAACCTTGTTTCTAAAGATAAGTCCGGAAAATGTGATGCCTCTGTCAAGTTACAGTACGGAAAAGTAAGTACTCTCTTCATGATTTTGCTTCAAAATGGCTATTGCACGATCTTAAAATCTTAAGAGGTTGGCATGTGCTTGAATGGTTTGTAGATTATACAAAAGACGAAGATAGTGAACGCAGCAGAGTGTGTGTGGAACCAGAAATTTGAGTTCGAAGAGTTAGCCGGAGAAGAATATTTAAAGGTGAAATGCTATAGAGAAGAGATGCTTGGCACGGACAACATCGGTACAGCTACATTGAGTCTTCAAGGAATCAATAACAGCGAAATGCATATATGGGTTCCGCTTGAAGATGTTAATTCTGGAGAAATAGAGCTTTTGATCGAAGCTTTGGATCCCGAGTACAGCGAAGTAAGTGTTTTGAGGAAAACAAACatcactctgtttctttgtttttcctcattgatgtttttttctgGCTTGATCGCAGGCGGATTCTAGTAAAGGCTTGATTGAATTGGTTCTCGTTGAAGCGCGGGATCTTGTGGCCGCGGATATTAGAGGAACCAGTGATCCTTATGTTAGGGTTCAATatggagagaagaaacagaggacaAAGGTATTATAGAAACTGTTTTGGACCAAAAAGACttcataaagaaaacaaaacttacagATGGCTTTTTTCTCGTGtgattgttgttttcaggtgatttatAAGACGTTGCAACCAAAATGGAACCAGACAATGGAGTTTCCAGATGATGGGAGCTCCTTGGAGCTACATGTGAAAGACTATAACACTCTGCTTCCGACTTCAAGCATCGGTAACTGCGTTGTGGAGTACCAAGGGTTAAAGCCAAATGAGACTGCCGATAAGTGGATAATTCTCCAAGGAGTGAAACACGGGGAGGTCCATGTCAGAGTCACGAGGAAAGTCACGGAGATTCAGAGACGCGCCAGCGCAGGTCCTGGCACACCGTTTAACAAAGCTCTGTTACTGTCCAACCAGATGAAGCAGGTGATGATAAAGTTTCAGAATTTGATTGACGATGGAGATCTTGAAGGTCTTGCTGAAGCTTTAGAAGAGCTGGAAAGTTTGGAGGACGAACAAGAACAGTATTTGCTCCAGCTTCAGACAGAGCAATCGCTGCTTATCAACAAGATCAAAGACCTTGGTAAGGAGATTCTTAACTCATCCCCAGCTCAAGCCCCGTCTCGAGATTCTTAACTCGTCCCCAGTTCAAGCCCCGTCTCATTCCCCATCTCGATCAGGCTCGGGTTCGGGGACAGGATCCTCCTATAACCGGAGATTACCCGCACCAATGTAGTCACTTGTTTTTCCCGATCAAACAATCATCTATGAtgtatatagatagatatgtAGGGGCATTGGATAAAATGTTCAGAGAGAGTTGAGCCCTTGTTACAAAGTTAGATACATATGATATGTAACATATCAAATCTGTAAGTTTCTTATTATTCCCTTTGTTATTCTGTAACAATAAAAACTGTTGTAATTGTTTGTAAAACTGTTGTTCTGTGTCTAGGCTGATCAGTCATTTACAGAAGCAAAATAGTTCTTTTGACCTCAAGTGTTATCTAGTCTCCTCAGCACAGTGAGATATTTTTCAGATTAATAATTGGTTAATTTCTCATCCCCACAAATGTTGTAAAGCTAAATGACTCGAGGTAAGATTCCTAACTTGTAAACTTAAGCCTTGAAAAGAATAAATCCACATGATTCGAGCATGTTTGttcaaaagagtaaaaaacCGGTGACCATCAACAGATGATGAATAAACCGGACTAAACCATAAATATTCCATCATACATGAAGGATCAAGTAACATGGCATGATACAGCTTTAGATGACTAATTCATTGTGTGAGAGTACAATGCATATGATCCCAAGTTAACCTCTACTAGTAACTGTGAAAAATGGCTGTTACAAACGGGGATAGAAATTACATGGCCTAGGCTGAACCAGCGGGAACAGTAGCTGCATTGGAGCTAGGCTGAACCAAAGTGGCTGGAGTGGCACTCAGGCTCGGATCTTTTGACTCGGGTGCAACAATGGGAACTGTAGCTCCGGGTAGTGACAGAGGGGTTTTTGCAGCCGCATCTAGAGCGGGTATCTGATGCTGATTTGAGTTAGCCAAATCGTTTACGGCGTTGTGAAGTTGTTGTAGCCTGTAATCTGTCTCGGGCCGCCGACAAATCTTCCTCAAGGGAACGATTTCCTGCTGGGATAACGgaaaagaaatccaaaatagGTGAGTGAGGAGGGTTTTGCTTTATGGTCTAAACCATGAAATGGAGCTGACGGGTAAATAAAACCGCAAgggatagagagagagagagagagatgatcgTCCAACCTCGGACTGGTCGTGGCTGTAACGCACCAAGAACCTACAACGACAACCTCTGACatcatgtcttcttctctgtgCGTCAAGAACAATGGCGTCAAAGTAAAGAGCTTGATCTTTTCCTTCCTGAAGATGTTATAACATAGTTCTAGTCAGGGATAAACTAACATGACACCTATCACTAAATGCTTAGAGAGCGAAGTTCTAAACCTGGAAACAAAGGACGAGATCTCCAGCAAGAACTGCAACACATTCTGATGCTTCACATGGGAGAGACCGTTGTCTTACATGCTTTTTGACATTTAtccattcatcttcttcaacttcgAAACCCGCAAATCGAACCTGCACTTCCTGAAATACCCAACAGAAAGATTGTtgttagcaaaacaaaaaaggggAACAAATAAGTCAACAAGAGGTTGGTTAGGAATTACCGGATCACCAATCTCCAAGTTTCTATGAGCTAGGAAAGCTTGCACATCATACCTGTAAGTAAGCAAGAGAGTTACATATCAGAGAAAACCAGTGGAATGTAATGATATTGTTACAAAGTATCATAAGtcagcaaaaaaaatactgaAGATTGAATGCAAGGGAATCACCATGCACCATCCCTGGCAGATTTGGCTTCAAATTCCAAGTAAGAGTTGTCTGAACCACTCCTCATGACACCGGGAACTATGAGGaaaagcagtaaacagttaCGAAAATGGCATCTGTGCAATATCAGCCATACTGATCTAGACTTATggagaaaaaactaaaactgaaaaaaCCAATGAAACCTATTCCAATAAATAACCTTCTCAACCTATTTTACTGAGAGTAGAATAAATAAAGCACCTAAACTACCAGAAGGGGCAGGCGTCATGCCGGGTAAATTTCCAGTCATATGAGTGGTTTTAGGAACTGATAATGGTTGAATCACACTTCTCATCTGATTTGGTAAATCCATACGCGGCATGGAAGATACATTTAGCTTCCCAGGAGCTTTGTTTCCCCTTGCTCGTAAAGCATATCGCCTATTTTGAAACCAGTTCCAGATCTGTGATGCATTAAAACAACATTCCCATTAACTTTTAAAAGCAAACCCAACAGACTCTGTCTGATAAAACTTAAGAATCAAGAAGGAAAAAGCCAGTACTTGCTTGAACTGCACAACAACTTTCCCCTTCCGCTCAGGTGATTCACTGAGACAACAGATAACAAAAAGTAACCACATTTTAGATGATAAAGACACAAAATCACTTTCAGGCCAAGGAATTGAGCAACAACAAGTAAAATACCTAAACTTATCAGCAAGAGCTTCAAGAATATGTCGACCTGGCATTGCTGTATTATGCTGTAGCAAAATTGCTTCCATCTCCGTTACCTTCATAACAATTGAAGATTAGCTATAACAAACAAGATAAAACCTCTTCAAAAGAAGTCACAAAACCATAGAACAACAGATAGATAGAAAAACTTATGTATTATCAAATCTAAACTCTTAAACATTACTTAATAAAGTAAAGCCAATGGATTTCAGAACATACATCGAATTGTCTTCAAGTTTCTACTAGctaattacaaaaattcaatTGGACTTCAGGATCTAAACCCTATCATGAACCCAAAAAGAAGACCTAAATCCTAAGGAACAAAACCGACacaaaaatcagatttttcaGCTCTGGGAGCTCAAAATCCGTGAAAGCAACACATTACAAAGAATCGAGATAAACCTCAGGCAGGATAAATCGAAACGCCGGACCGCCATTACTGGGAGGTCGACCCATGGTATCTTCTTCGTCTCAccgaagaaaaaacaaaaattggcGGCAGAAAGTGAAATCAATCGGAGCTTCTCTCACTTAATATTCGAATTCACGGTGAATCTCTCTAGTACGGCCGGTGACCCAACGACAACGAAACCGGTTTTACTCAGACCCGACTCCGTCGCTTATATAACTTTTCACctgtgtaatttttttaaacttaacATGTAGTAATGGGCTTTTAAAACCCATTAAAGGCCCATTTTCCTAAAACCGATACAAAAATCTTATCCGTATGGTCGAGTAAATCCAGCTTATCCGCCTGAAACTTATTTCTCAGTATCCAAAACGATGGCGAAGAAGACACTTCGCTGAAgcttttttttccaaaaaaatttcttagTGTCGTCAATGGCTTTGGCTCCACTTAATTTTACGGAAATGCCACTGAGAAGCTCTCTTCCTCTGACCTCTAGCTCTCGCTATTGTTCCTCTCCTTCGCTTCACGCATTGCTCTTCTATTCGTTGGGTGTGAAACCCTCGCGTCAACAAATTGTTCGGCCATTCTCTTCGCTGCGTACAAGCGAGCGTAGCAACAACAGGAGCAATAACAATCGTCGATTAGATCAACGTAATCATAAACCTACTCCTCCTTGGATAGATAAGTGGCCTCCGTCATCCTCCGGAGCTGGCGGTGATCATGCCGGGAAGAAAGGTGGTGAAAACAACGGCGGAGATAGAATTCGGTCTGCGGAGGAGGAAGCGGAAGCGAAACTTCGGTATTTGGAGAAGGATAAAGGACAAAACGCGATTGAGAGGATTGTTCTTCGGCTACGGAATTTAGGATTAGGTTCGGATGATGAGGACGATGTGGAAGATGACGAGGGAGGTGGAATTAACGGCGGAGATGTGAAGCCGGTGActggagaagagagattggGGGATTTGTTGAAGAGAGAGTGGGTGAGACCTGATATGATGCTTGCTGAGGGAGAAGAGAGTGAGGAAGAGGATGAGGTATTATTGCCATGGGAGAAAAATGAGGAAGAGCAGGCGGCGGAGAGAGTAGTAGGAGAAGGAGGAGTGGCGGTGATGCAGAAGAGGAGAGCTAGAGCTCCATCACTGGCGGAGCTCACCGTTGAGGATTCTGAGTTACGGCGGTTAAGGAGGGATGGAATGTATCTGAGGGTTAGGATCAATATACCAAAAGCTGGGCTAACGCAGGCAGTGATGGAGAAGATTTATGATACTTGGAGGAAAGAAGAGCTTGTGAGGCTAAAGTTCCACGAAGTGCTTGCTCGTGACATGAAGACGGCCCATGAGATTGTTGAGGTTCGTTAGTTCTCTTGAATACTTCATTGATTAGAACAGTAGGTTAGCGAAATTTGAGGTGCGAGATTATTCCAAGAGAGAGCGGTTTTCATTATCTATTGGGGATAAGCTTTGCGGAAGTGACATGATCTTTATAGGATAGTAAGAGACTCTGAAGTACCTAAGCTCTGAAATAGAATGGTTATAAAGCTTTTATAATAACAGTAGGAAATTTGTGAAAAACGTTAGATCTTTCTTGGGAACGATTATATAGTTGTGAATAAGGTGAATTTGAGGTGTTGATTAACTAGAGTGGATGGAGCTGAGCATGCTGTTAGAATTCTTTGAGTAACAAGACTGTGCAGGAGATGCATGTCTTAACTttaggtttaaaaaaaaactgattgaATTACTCTAATGGGCAGCGTCGAACTGGTGGAATGGTGATATGGAGGGCCGGAAGTGTAATGGTGGTTTATCGTGGACTTGACTATAAAGGACCTCCTGTGATCTCTAATCAAATGGCCGGTCCTAAAGAGACTCTTTTTGTCCCAGATGTATCTTCTGCTGGCGATGAAGCAACAAATGCCAAAGATAACCAAAGTGCACCTTTGGTAATCAAAGATCCGATCATCAAGAACCCTATTCGCAAAGAGAATatgacagaagaagaagttgaattTAACAGTCTATTAGACAGCTTAGGTCCACGTTTTCAAGAGTGGTGGGGTACTGGGGTACTACCTGTGGACGCTGACTTACTACCTCCTACAATTCCTGGTTATAAAACACCTTTCAGGCTTCTTCCTACTGGGATGAGATCAAATTTGACCAATGCCGAAATGACAAATCTCAGGAAGATTGGTAAAACTCTCCCATGCCATTTTGCTCTTGGTAAGCTGCTTTCTGATCCTAGATGATTTTTTCCCGATGGCTCTTATATTTTGTGTGCCGATGTTTAGGCTTGAATCTGCACTTTACAGGTAGGAACAGAAATCACCAAGGATTGGCAGCTGCAATACTCCAGATCTGGGAGAAAAGTCTAATTGCAAAGATCGCTGTGAAGCGAGGTATCCAGAATACAAATAACAAACTAATGGCGGATGAAGTGAAGGtctctcttatctttttttctctaaagtTCACTGTTAGGGAAAAGTAATTTCTAAGACAGCCCACAAATTGATGGTGCATAGCAGAAAAGTTTCTGTCATTTCCTGAGTTCTATATTATGGATGATGTTTAGGAAAATGTACATATTTAAATCTAATGATTCATGTTGGGATTTCTAGAAGTTAGGGAGACCTTACAGCTGGTGGTTATATCGAGATCTAGAAATTTCAAGAAGGGTTTTGTTTACCTGCTCTCATAATGTCATCTCTATTCTATACTGGGTAGGCATTGAGCGTTGGTGTTAATATCCAAACTAAATGAAGTAAGGAAACTATAAGAAACATAGGGCCCTTGCATTTGAACCATAGTATGACCTTTATTATCTCTGGCAAGCTCTTGAGGATCTGAGTGGCCATCGCTTATATAACAGAAATATTTTCACATAGGAAGGCTAagttcttttatttatctgTCTTGTTGCTATAGACATTGACAGGGGGTGTCTTGCTGCTCAGAAATAAGTATTACATTGTAATATATCGTGGGAAGGACTTCCTTCCTTCAAGTGTGGCAGCTACTTTAGCAGAAAGACAAGAATTAACGAAAGAGATTCAAGATGTCGAAGAGAGGGTAAGAAATCGTGAGATTGAGGCTGTTCAGCCTGTTGGTGACAAAGTACCAGCAGAAGCTGGCACTCTGGCCGAGTTTTATGAGGCTCAAGCCCGATGGGGGAAGGAAATAACTCCAGACCATCGTGAAAAGATGATTGAAGAAGCTTCAAGGGTTGCAAATGCTAGAGTTGTTAAACGAATACAACACAAACTAAACCTTGTAAGTagacctttttgtttttagtttgttaatttgCAACTTGAAGGTTACTGTGAGATGTCTGGTGGCAACTGTCTTAGTACGTCGTTATGAGTATTATAACTTCTCCCTTGGGTTGTAACAGGCCCAATCGAAGTTTCAAAGAGCAGAGAAACTGTTGTCCAAAATAGAAGCCTCTATGATTCCAAATGGACCTGATTATGATCAAGAGGTCATCTCCGAGGAAGAAAGAGCTATGTTCCGGAAAGTGGGACTGAAAATGAAGGCATACTTACCCATAGGTGCGTCCTGGTCTCTTAAGCATTGTGGCTGTTTCCTGTATGGCTGTCTACAGTGATTGATAGGTTGTGATAGAACGTAACAGATGTCTTCTTATCATATGAATAAACTGTTCTTTGATGTTGACCACCCTACAGGTATCCGTGGTGTATTTGATGGAGTCATTGAGAACATGCATCTGCATTGGAAACACAGAGAATTGGTGAAGCTTATATCAAAACAGAAGAACCAAGCATTTGTTGAGGAGACAGCCCGGTTACTAGAATACGAGAGTGGTGGAGTTCTTGTGGCAATAGAAAAGGTTCCTAAAGGATTTGCGCTTATTTATTACCGTGGGAAGAATTACAGGAGACCCATTAGCTTGAGACCAAGGAATCTTCtgacaaaagcaaaagcattGAAACGTTCCATTGCAATGCAACGCCACGAGGTTCGAAATTCCTGAAGTATTCTACACAAATCACATTTATATTCACATGATGATCACAGGGTTCTTTTATGACACTTCTTTTGAGAATAATTGCAGGCACTTAGTCAGCATATTTCTGAACTGGAGAGAACAATAGAGCAAATGCAAAGCCAACTCGTAAGTTGTCTTTTCCTCAACTGGGGATGCTAATAGTCCAAGaaaattaatctttttgaCACTGTTAAGCTCTATTTGCTTTTGTAAAGCATGCGTATTTTGCTGTGACTCACTACCTGGTGGTTTTTTGCAGACTTCGAAAAACCCGTCATACAGTGAATCAGAATGGGAGAacgatgaggatgatgatgatgatgaagaagaagagaaagatgatgtGGAGGATAATGAGAGTGATTGGGATGAAACTGATGGCGAATCTGCAATTTCTAGTATCGAAGAAGCTGATATGTCATCGCGCTAAGCTGATAAAGTTTTTAACACAGAGATTGTCCTATCTCAGGAGGTTGAAGCTGACAATGATGTCAGAGGAATGGTTCTGGTTCTGGTTCTGTCTATCCAGTGGtggtaaaagaaaagcaaGTGATGATTCATCATCAACGTGGGTAAGGTTTAAGTTTCCTGTCGCAGAGATTACAGAATCTACGAGCTCAGAAAGCAGAACCTATCTGTATTTCAGgggagaaaaaaataagcatCTATAGTTTATATACATTGTAAGTTTTGCCAATGtatcattattaaaaaatatatatatatcaattaacATTCAACAAATTGTAAATTAGTTCTACTACCTTTGCTTAAGTTCTGGCAGCAATTGTGATCTGAAATTCTGAACAACTAGTAAATTCTGGTGAACATTAGTTTACCAATGCATATTACTTTGTTCGGTCTAGCGATTACATGATCCTACGATTATTCGCATTTA from Arabidopsis thaliana chromosome 3, partial sequence includes these protein-coding regions:
- the SHH2 gene encoding DNA-BINDING TRANSCRIPTION FACTOR 2 (sequence-specific DNA binding transcription factors;sequence-specific DNA binding; FUNCTIONS IN: sequence-specific DNA binding, sequence-specific DNA binding transcription factor activity; INVOLVED IN: regulation of transcription, DNA-dependent; EXPRESSED IN: 22 plant structures; EXPRESSED DURING: 13 growth stages; CONTAINS InterPro DOMAIN/s: Homeobox (InterPro:IPR001356); BEST Arabidopsis thaliana protein match is: unknown protein (TAIR:AT1G15215.2).), with amino-acid sequence MGRPPSNGGPAFRFILPEVTEMEAILLQHNTAMPGRHILEALADKFSESPERKGKVVVQFKQIWNWFQNRRYALRARGNKAPGKLNVSSMPRMDLPNQMRSVIQPLSVPKTTHMTGNLPGMTPAPSVPGVMRSGSDNSYLEFEAKSARDGAWYDVQAFLAHRNLEIGDPEVQVRFAGFEVEEDEWINVKKHVRQRSLPCEASECVAVLAGDLVLCFQEGKDQALYFDAIVLDAQRRRHDVRGCRCRFLVRYSHDQSEQEIVPLRKICRRPETDYRLQQLHNAVNDLANSNQHQIPALDAAAKTPLSLPGATVPIVAPESKDPSLSATPATLVQPSSNAATVPAGSA
- the SHH2 gene encoding DNA-BINDING TRANSCRIPTION FACTOR 2 (sequence-specific DNA binding transcription factors;sequence-specific DNA binding; FUNCTIONS IN: sequence-specific DNA binding, sequence-specific DNA binding transcription factor activity; INVOLVED IN: regulation of transcription, DNA-dependent; EXPRESSED IN: 22 plant structures; EXPRESSED DURING: 13 growth stages; CONTAINS InterPro DOMAIN/s: Homeobox (InterPro:IPR001356); BEST Arabidopsis thaliana protein match is: unknown protein (TAIR:AT1G15215.2); Has 35333 Blast hits to 34131 proteins in 2444 species: Archae - 798; Bacteria - 22429; Metazoa - 974; Fungi - 991; Plants - 531; Viruses - 0; Other Eukaryotes - 9610 (source: NCBI BLink).), whose translation is MGRPPSNGGPAFRFILPEVTEMEAILLQHNTAMPGRHILEALADKFSESPERKGKVVVQFKQIWNWFQNRRYALRARGNKAPGKLNVSSMPRMDLPNQMRSVIQPLSVPKTTHMTGNLPGMTPAPSGSLVPGVMRSGSDNSYLEFEAKSARDGAWYDVQAFLAHRNLEIGDPEVQVRFAGFEVEEDEWINVKKHVRQRSLPCEASECVAVLAGDLVLCFQEGKDQALYFDAIVLDAQRRRHDVRGCRCRFLVRYSHDQSEQEIVPLRKICRRPETDYRLQQLHNAVNDLANSNQHQIPALDAAAKTPLSLPGATVPIVAPESKDPSLSATPATLVQPSSNAATVPAGSA
- the SHH2 gene encoding DNA-BINDING TRANSCRIPTION FACTOR 2 (sequence-specific DNA binding transcription factors;sequence-specific DNA binding; FUNCTIONS IN: sequence-specific DNA binding, sequence-specific DNA binding transcription factor activity; INVOLVED IN: regulation of transcription, DNA-dependent; EXPRESSED IN: 22 plant structures; EXPRESSED DURING: 13 growth stages; CONTAINS InterPro DOMAIN/s: Homeobox (InterPro:IPR001356); BEST Arabidopsis thaliana protein match is: unknown protein (TAIR:AT1G15215.2); Has 91 Blast hits to 88 proteins in 16 species: Archae - 0; Bacteria - 0; Metazoa - 0; Fungi - 0; Plants - 91; Viruses - 0; Other Eukaryotes - 0 (source: NCBI BLink).), with amino-acid sequence MGRPPSNGGPAFRFILPEVTEMEAILLQHNTAMPGRHILEALADKFSESPERKGKVVVQFKQIWNWFQNRRYALRARGNKAPGKLNVSSMPRMDLPNQMRSVIQPLSVPKTTHMTGNLPGMTPAPSGSLVPGVMRSGSDNSYLEFEAKSARDGAWYDVQAFLAHRNLEIGDPEVQVRFAGFEVEEDEWINVKKHVRQRSLPCEASECVAVLAGDLVLCFQEGKDQALYFDAIVLDAQRRRHDVRGCRCRFLVRYSHDQSEEIVPLRKICRRPETDYRLQQLHNAVNDLANSNQHQIPALDAAAKTPLSLPGATVPIVAPESKDPSLSATPATLVQPSSNAATVPAGSA